TTTTCCCTTGATCAGCCAAACAACGCTGAACATCGGCCACGTCCGCATCAGTCCGATCGCCCTCATGGGAGTTACCGGCGAACGCGCTGTGGTGGAGGCTGAGAACCCGCAGCGGGCCGAAACCCTGGTGCGGGCCCTCGTCACGGAGATGGGTGGGTGGGCCGCTACAGCCATGTATCCGTGCTCAGCGGGCCAAATGCGCGAGCACGGCGTCCACGGCTCCATCAGTCGGATGATCCGAATCGGGGAGATTCTCGACGCTGAAACCTCGGTCGAACGCAAGTTCCAGCAGCTCGCTGAATTTCTGGGGGCCACCCGGATTGCCCGGGCCCGGGTGAGTCACGTCGAAGGCCTGTCGCGCCCTTCGGATCTAGGCCTTCCGGCGCTGCCGTCGAGCGTTACGCTCTTGGACGAACGATCCGGGCAGATCATCCGCTTGGAGATCCAGAATGAAATCCTGCTGGTCCTCGTCGACGGCGCCATCGCTGCGGCCGTCCCGGACATCGTCTCGCTGCTCAACTCCGAGCACGGCACGGTCGTCAACATCGACGATGTGCGGGTGGGCGATGTCATTGACGTCTTGAAGATCAGGGCTGCGGCGCAGTGGTACTCGGAGGCTGGCCTTGATCTTGCTGAACCAAAGGCCTTTGGTATTCCGATCGAGCACCCAAGGCGGCAACATGCGTAGATCGAAAAGCGAGAGCCATCTGGATGTCGCCGGACTCCTGGCGCACGGCTCCCTCCGCGGCACCACCCCGCTGTATCTCACCCCGTCCAGCGCGGCAATCGAAGGCGTCGTTCTTGTCTCCCGGCTTGATGCCATCCAGCGGGTGCGGCCCAACACCGTCATCGTCCTGTCAGCGGAAATGGGCTCCGGCGGCTGGCTGGTATCCGCAGCCCTGCGGCACGCCTGGGAGCGGAAGGCCAGCGCCGTCGTCGTCGCTGGAAGTACCTACTCCAGCGCGGTGATCGGCCTCGCCGAGCGGCTGGGTATCACCTTGCTGGCCGCCGAGGGCGAGACGTCGGGCATCGCCCTCGCACTGGCCGCTGAAATCGGCGCTGCCCTGTCTGTGGTGGACGCTGAGCTGGCGCGGTTTGCCCGAGCGGTCGCGAAGGACACTACCTTGGGAGCTGTCCTGAAGACCATCTCCAGGGAGCTGGACGGTATTGAAATCTTGCTGGAGTACGACACCGTGAGCCTGGCGTCCGCGGGAACGCCCACCAGGGACGCAGTCGAAATCATCACCGCGGATGTTCGCGGATCGAATACCTCCATCCCGTCCAGGCTCACCGCGCGAGTGCCAAGATCCGGAGTCCACAACCTGCAGCTCGTCCGGTCGATCCTCGAGGTGGCCACGCCGTCGGTAAGCGCTGCGTGGCTGTTGGGAGATGTCCTCGACACCGCGCGTGCAGTACCCACGGCGGCCCTGGTCGGCTTAAACCACGACCCCGATTCCTCCTGGACCACGTTCGTGGAACGTCACCGGCACTTGCTCTTCCAACTGGGCTGGCGTGGGGAGGAGCAATATGTGGCCGTATGGATCCGCAGGGCGTCGTTGGAACCCCATCGTCCGGAGCTTACAGCGGTGCTGCG
This genomic interval from Arthrobacter sp. FW306-2-2C-D06B contains the following:
- a CDS encoding DUF917 domain-containing protein, with the protein product MSALLTVQDVRHLRTGAHFLACTIDPTAIYVYAEMIEKAMENRALELIPIDELAPDDLVVAVGMVTQGLLIADMPPVGDEFIGCIRAIEATLGRQVRAIYSLAAANINGIVPLMVGLQSSLPVIDSDPMGRVFPLISQTTLNIGHVRISPIALMGVTGERAVVEAENPQRAETLVRALVTEMGGWAATAMYPCSAGQMREHGVHGSISRMIRIGEILDAETSVERKFQQLAEFLGATRIARARVSHVEGLSRPSDLGLPALPSSVTLLDERSGQIIRLEIQNEILLVLVDGAIAAAVPDIVSLLNSEHGTVVNIDDVRVGDVIDVLKIRAAAQWYSEAGLDLAEPKAFGIPIEHPRRQHA
- a CDS encoding helix-turn-helix domain-containing protein, with amino-acid sequence MRRSKSESHLDVAGLLAHGSLRGTTPLYLTPSSAAIEGVVLVSRLDAIQRVRPNTVIVLSAEMGSGGWLVSAALRHAWERKASAVVVAGSTYSSAVIGLAERLGITLLAAEGETSGIALALAAEIGAALSVVDAELARFARAVAKDTTLGAVLKTISRELDGIEILLEYDTVSLASAGTPTRDAVEIITADVRGSNTSIPSRLTARVPRSGVHNLQLVRSILEVATPSVSAAWLLGDVLDTARAVPTAALVGLNHDPDSSWTTFVERHRHLLFQLGWRGEEQYVAVWIRRASLEPHRPELTAVLRLLWRKVTVRSPLAEVHGGWLALVPAGYQEAADQLEARIRVRLGKSLAELGLGAGLSRWREEPAALPNIVRESRLAAESALSTGPGTVAGFANLDVAAAATFVDEDSVLLVAELTLPLLMASPDRDLVIAAAGAFLDHHGSVSLAASSLDLHRNTLQTRLNRARELGVPLDIPAKLLSVHLILSALRRSIHSMTSSANPGPNQKGLP